The following coding sequences are from one Panicum hallii strain FIL2 chromosome 5, PHallii_v3.1, whole genome shotgun sequence window:
- the LOC112893707 gene encoding pentatricopeptide repeat-containing protein At3g09060, translating to MPPAQPDPEPPPIHRLLELIKSEPDPATALSHLERLVSTRPAFPTPQPLIFHLLRRLATTSPSHLPRLLGLLPRMRHRPRFSESAALVVLSAFSRALMPDAALAAFRDLPSLLGCNPGIRSHNTLLDAFVRARRFSDADAFFTSLSHGAFGRRLAPNLQTYNIIIRSLCARGEVDRAVSLFGTLCRGGVAPDRVTYSTLMSGLAKHDQLDNALDLLDEMPNCGVQADAVCYNALLSGCFKNGKFEKAMRVWEQLVRDPGASPNLATYKVMLDGLCKLGRFKEAGDVWSRMVANNHQPDTVTHGILIHGLCRSGDVDGATRVYSEMVKAGLVLDVAVYNSLIKGFCEAGKTGEAWKFWDSTRFSGIRDTTTYNIMMKGLFDSGLVNEATELLAQLENDASCSPDKVTLGTLIHGLCENGFANKAFKILEYARTSGKELDVFSYSSMINRFCKDGRTDDANKVYENMVKDGCKPNSHVYNALINGFCRACKISDAVKIYTEMAGNGCSPTIVTYNTLIDGLCKAEKYREASSLTKEMVQRGFTPDIKTYGSLIRGLCQDKKADSALSIWNEILDADLQVDVIMHNILIHGLCSAGKVDEAFRLYLEMREKNCSPNLVTYNTLMDGFYEVGSIDKAASLWTSILDTGLKPDIVTYNTRIKGLCSCNRTPEGVLLLDEVLARGILPTVITWNILVRAVIKYGPIQI from the coding sequence ATGCCGCCGGCGCAGCCcgatcccgagccgccgcccatCCACCGCCTGCTGGAGCTGATCAAATCCGAGCCCGACCCTGCCACCGCACTCTCCCACCTCGAGCGCCTCGTCTCCACCCGCCCGGCCTTCCCCACGCCGCAGCCGCTCATCttccacctcctccgccgcctcgccaCCACCTCCCCGTCGCATCTGCCGCGGTTGTTGGGCCTCCTACCGCGCATGCGCCACCGCCCGCGCTTCTCCGAGTCCGCGGCCCTAGTCGTCCTCTCCGCCTTCTCCCGCGCCCTCATGCCCGACGCCGCGCTTGCCGCGTTCCGCGATCTCCCCTCCCTCCTAGGCTGCAACCCCGGCATCCGCTCCCACAACACCCTCCTTGACGCGTTTGTACGCGCCCGCCGGTTTTCTGATGCGGACGCGTTCTTTACGTCCCTCTCCCACGGTGCCttcggccgccgcctcgccccCAACCTCCAGACTTACAACATCATCATACGCTCTCTCTGTGCCCGCGGGGAAGTCGATCGCGCAGTGTCGCTCTTCGGTACCTTGTGTCGCGGTGGAGTGGCGCCCGACCGAGTAACCTACTCCACCCTGATGTCGGGGCTTGCGAAGCATGACCAATTGGATAACGCGCTCGACCTGCTCGACGAAATGCCGAACTGTGGAGTGCAGGCTGATGCGGTCTGTTACAATGCATTGCTCAGTGGTTGTTTCAAGAATGGCAAGTTCGAGAAAGCAATGAGGGTCTGGGAGCAACTGGTGAGGGATCCGGGTGCAAGTCCCAACCTTGCCACTTACAAAGTGATGCTTGATGGCCTGTGTAAGCTTGGGAGGTTTAAGGAGGCAGGAGATGTATGGAGTAGAATGGTGGCTAATAATCACCAACCGGATACGGTTACTCATGGGATCTTGATTCACGGGTTGTGCCGATCTGGGGATGTGGATGGTGCAACCCGGGTCTACTCGGAGATGGTCAAGGCTGGGCTTGTCCTTGATGTTGCCGTGTATAATTCGCTCATTAAGGGGTTCTGTGAAGCGGGGAAAACAGGTGAAGCTTGGAAATTCTGGGATTCCACACGGTTTTCTGGCATTCGTGATACAACAACTTATAATATAATGATGAAGGGGCTGTTCGACAGTGGCTTGGTTAATGAAGCTACAGAGTTGTTGGCGCAATTGGAGAATGATGCTTCATGCTCCCCTGACAAGGTGACTCTTGGTACACTGATCCATGGGCTATGTGAGAATGGCTTTGCTAACAAGGCATTTAAAATTTTGGAGTATGCACGAACCAGTGGGAAAGAATTGGATGTGTTCTCATACTCATCAATGATAAATAGATTTTGCAAGGATGGTAGAACAGATGATGCAAATAAGGTGTATGAGAATATGGTGAAGGATGGTTGCAAACCAAATTCTCATGTTTACAATGCACTTATAAATGGTTTCTGCCGGGCATGCAAGATTAGTGATGCTGTTAAAATCTACACTGAAATGGCAGGCAATGGTTGTTCTCCAACGATCGTCACATACAACACTCTTATAGATGGTTTGTGTAAGGCTGAAAAGTATCGAGAAGCTTCAAGCTTGACAAAGGAAATGGTACAGAGAGGTTTTACACCAGACATCAAAACGTATGGCTCTTTGATCCGTGGCCTTTGTCAAGATAAGAAGGCTGATTCTGCGCTTAGTATTTGGAATGAAATTCTTGATGCGGATCTTCAGGTAGATGTAATAATGCACAACATCTTAATTCATGGTCTTTGTTCTGCTGGGAAAGTAGATGAAGCTTTTCGTCTTTATTTGGAGATGAGAGAAAAGAACTGTTCCCCCAATCTAGTGACCTATAACACATTAATGGATGGATTTTATGAGGTAGGTTCAATTGATAAAGCAGCATCTCTTTGGACCTCCATCTTGGATACTGGGTTGAAACCAGATATTGTTACATATAATACAAGGATTAAGGGTCTGTGTTCTTGTAATAGGACACCTGAGGGGGTCCTGTTATTGGATGAGGTGCTTGCAAGAGGTATTTTACCAACTGTCATTACCTGGAACATATTAGTACGAGCTGTAATCAAATATGGCCCTATTCAGATATGA
- the LOC112894630 gene encoding uncharacterized protein LOC112894630 isoform X1, whose product MLGTAASADSRDYSDGVPTTAPIKRGGGSSEQRAAGDPTTTASATGRAAAGASGGGGGVLTSMVGMYQHQHQLRDDAFGTLGGGHCGEQPRLAAGGAPSSSSPPAALAPPLAQAHGGGQQRQLFEALVGGGSLLRGPGGGKGSVAVGDLGVLVRWMRELAADPVAPLPVPSEHRARKRHVLALRRARYLRLEDVADAEELPSFSKKRKLHWDKHKKKGCFNMPTRKSERLAKRMKLMASLLLTQRKKIGVGEHFQAEIPEWTGQPSGKELSWYRSDPETSKMLGTTIWPPGGNVNKTDIAAVGRGRPESCSCSCPGSFFCRQHHINEARDRLRSELGRAFTIWQFDSMGEEVSKVWSRDEQLKFNTLERLIPVMDQKTYWAIASKFFASKPRIDLIKYYLNVFLMRRVLSQCRLGLLEIDSDEDEVEEEDEDQPEGSSSLQRTQDVQDVKKVP is encoded by the exons ATGTTGGGCACGGCCGCCTCGGCTGATTCGCGCGACTACTCCGATGGGGTGCCCACCACCGCCC CTATCAAGCGCGGAGGCGGGAGCAGCGAGCAGCGCGCGGCCGGCGACCCCACCACGACGGCATCAGCAACCGGCCGCGCGGCCGCGGGcgcgtccggcggcggcggcggggtcctCACCTCGATGGTGGGGATGTACCAGCACCAGCACCAGCTCCGCGACGACGCGTTCGGCACCCTTGGCGGCGGCCACTGCGGTGAGCAGCCacggctcgccgccggcggcgccccGTCCTCCTCCTCTCCACCGGCTGCTCTCGCCCCGCCGCTCGCACAGGCGCATGGCGGCGGCCAGCAGCGGCAGCTGTTCGAGGCGCTGGTCGGCGGGGGGAGCCTGCTGCGCGGCCCGGGAGGCGGCAAAGGCAGCGTCGCGGTTGGGGATCTGGGGGTGCTGGTGCGGTGGATGCGGGAGCTCGCAGCGGATCCCGTGGCCCCGCTGCCGGTGCCGTCGGAGCACCGGGCGAGGAAGCGGCACGTGCTGGCCTTGCGGCGTGCGCGCTACCTCAGATTGGAGGACGTGGCGGACGCAGAAGAGCTCCCCAGCTTCTCCAAG AAAAGGAAGCTCCACTGGGATAAACATAAAAAGAAAGGGTGCTTTAACATGCCAACAAGGAAATCGGAGAGACTAGCTAAGAGAATGAAACTCATGGCATCATTGCTCCTCACACAACGGAAAAAGATTGGAGTAGGTGAGCACTTTCAGGCAGAGATACCTGAATGGACTGGGCAACCTTCAGGGAAAGAGCTTTCATGGTACAGGAGTGACCCAGAGACATCAAAGATGTTAGGAACTACAATTTGGCCTCCTGGAGGTAATGTTAACAAAACCGATATTGCAGCCGTTGGGCGGGGAAGACCAGAATCATGTAGTTGCTCCTGCCCAGGATCATTCTTCTGCAGACAGCACCACATAAATGAAGCAAGAGATCGACTGCGGTCTGAACTTGGTCGAGCTTTCACAATATGGCAATTTGATTCAATGGGGGAGGAGGTCTCTAAGGTTTGGAGTCGTGATGAGCAACTAAAGTTCAACACACTTGAACGATTGATTCCTGTTATGGACCAAAAGACATATTGGGCaattgcgtcaaaattttttgcTTCAAAGCCCAGGATAGATTTGATAAAGTACTACCTGAATGTGTTCCTGATGAGAAGGGTATTGAGCCAGTGCAGATTGGGTCTTCTGGAAATTGATAGTGACGAAGATGaagtggaggaggaggatgaagatCAGCCTGAAGGCTCCAGCTCTCTTCAGAG GACCCAGGATGTCCAGGACGTGAAGAAGGTCCCATGA
- the LOC112894630 gene encoding uncharacterized protein LOC112894630 isoform X2: MVGMYQHQHQLRDDAFGTLGGGHCGEQPRLAAGGAPSSSSPPAALAPPLAQAHGGGQQRQLFEALVGGGSLLRGPGGGKGSVAVGDLGVLVRWMRELAADPVAPLPVPSEHRARKRHVLALRRARYLRLEDVADAEELPSFSKKRKLHWDKHKKKGCFNMPTRKSERLAKRMKLMASLLLTQRKKIGVGEHFQAEIPEWTGQPSGKELSWYRSDPETSKMLGTTIWPPGGNVNKTDIAAVGRGRPESCSCSCPGSFFCRQHHINEARDRLRSELGRAFTIWQFDSMGEEVSKVWSRDEQLKFNTLERLIPVMDQKTYWAIASKFFASKPRIDLIKYYLNVFLMRRVLSQCRLGLLEIDSDEDEVEEEDEDQPEGSSSLQRTQDVQDVKKVP; encoded by the exons ATGGTGGGGATGTACCAGCACCAGCACCAGCTCCGCGACGACGCGTTCGGCACCCTTGGCGGCGGCCACTGCGGTGAGCAGCCacggctcgccgccggcggcgccccGTCCTCCTCCTCTCCACCGGCTGCTCTCGCCCCGCCGCTCGCACAGGCGCATGGCGGCGGCCAGCAGCGGCAGCTGTTCGAGGCGCTGGTCGGCGGGGGGAGCCTGCTGCGCGGCCCGGGAGGCGGCAAAGGCAGCGTCGCGGTTGGGGATCTGGGGGTGCTGGTGCGGTGGATGCGGGAGCTCGCAGCGGATCCCGTGGCCCCGCTGCCGGTGCCGTCGGAGCACCGGGCGAGGAAGCGGCACGTGCTGGCCTTGCGGCGTGCGCGCTACCTCAGATTGGAGGACGTGGCGGACGCAGAAGAGCTCCCCAGCTTCTCCAAG AAAAGGAAGCTCCACTGGGATAAACATAAAAAGAAAGGGTGCTTTAACATGCCAACAAGGAAATCGGAGAGACTAGCTAAGAGAATGAAACTCATGGCATCATTGCTCCTCACACAACGGAAAAAGATTGGAGTAGGTGAGCACTTTCAGGCAGAGATACCTGAATGGACTGGGCAACCTTCAGGGAAAGAGCTTTCATGGTACAGGAGTGACCCAGAGACATCAAAGATGTTAGGAACTACAATTTGGCCTCCTGGAGGTAATGTTAACAAAACCGATATTGCAGCCGTTGGGCGGGGAAGACCAGAATCATGTAGTTGCTCCTGCCCAGGATCATTCTTCTGCAGACAGCACCACATAAATGAAGCAAGAGATCGACTGCGGTCTGAACTTGGTCGAGCTTTCACAATATGGCAATTTGATTCAATGGGGGAGGAGGTCTCTAAGGTTTGGAGTCGTGATGAGCAACTAAAGTTCAACACACTTGAACGATTGATTCCTGTTATGGACCAAAAGACATATTGGGCaattgcgtcaaaattttttgcTTCAAAGCCCAGGATAGATTTGATAAAGTACTACCTGAATGTGTTCCTGATGAGAAGGGTATTGAGCCAGTGCAGATTGGGTCTTCTGGAAATTGATAGTGACGAAGATGaagtggaggaggaggatgaagatCAGCCTGAAGGCTCCAGCTCTCTTCAGAG GACCCAGGATGTCCAGGACGTGAAGAAGGTCCCATGA
- the LOC112892002 gene encoding UPF0503 protein At3g09070, chloroplastic-like, translating to MESDEIIPVVEEEPVVAMDISGEVEAEGNVTREGKNIKDHIDLESSQNKKASPKDLKEIAGSFWVAASVFSKKWQKWRRKQKLKKEAAVSKAAAAAMPPPEKPSKPSFLRRCRLRGEAGSELAGGRRSCDTDPRFSLDAARMSVDDAGFSWDEPRASWDGYLFGAGAGIGLGRAPPPLSRLPPILSVLEDTPTDIVERSDGQIPVEDDFDPEPPGGSLQTRDYYLDSSSRRRRSLERSSSVRRPSFEVPDPRPVTAAVNDKASPIGGSEFYHFHHAEDLLDRGFSSNSLIEDISASLEAALSGPAKKPRRWRKAWSLWGLIHRRAAGRRGGGPSDIADRSFSEPWPDLRVRGANPKMQRCNSNLSARSSFSSNSGGLGSSRRSYVDASGNVRRREEPHAQAPPLERNRSARYSPGRAAADNGMLRFYLTPMRSGSARPRGGGLPSKAGPGRPLATQSFARSVLRLY from the coding sequence ATGGAGTCCGACGAGATAATACCGGTGGTCGAGGAAGAGCCCGTCGTCGCCATGGACATTTCCGGCGAGGTGGAAGCCGAAGGCAATGTGACCCGGGAAGGTAAGAACATCAAGGATCACATTGATCTCGAGTCGTCGCAGAACAAGAAGGCGTCACCCAAAGACCTGAAAGAGATCGCTGGGAGCTTCTGGGTCGCCGCCTCCGTGTTCAGCAAGAAGTGGCAGAAGTGGCGGCGCAAGCAGAAGCTCAAGAAGGAGGCTGCCGTGAGCAAGGCCGCGGCAGCGGCAATGCCTCCTCCGGAGAAGCCCTCCAAGCCGTCGTTCCTTCGGCGGTGTCGCCTCCGCGGTGAGGCCGGCTCGGAGctcgccggtggccggcgcTCCTGCGACACGGACCCGCGTTTCTCCCTCGACGCGGCGCGCATGTCCGTGGACGACGCCGGCTTCTCGTGGGACGAGCCCCGGGCGTCCTGGGACGGGTACCTcttcggcgccggcgccggcattGGCCTCGGGCGCGCACCTCCGCCGCTCTCCCGCCTCCCTCCCATCCTGTCGGTCCTGGAGGACACACCGACCGACATCGTCGAGCGCTCCGATGGCCAAATCCCCGTGGAAGACGACTTTGACCCCGAGCCGCCAGGTGGCTCCTTGCAGACAAGAGACTACTACCTCGACTCTTCCAGCCGGAGGCGTCGGAGCCTGGAGCGCTCCAGCTCCGTACGCAGGCCGTCCTTCGAGGTCCCAGACCCAAGACCAGTGACCGCAGCTGTCAATGACAAGGCATCCCCCATCGGCGGCTCAGAATTCTACCACTTCCACCACGCCGAGGACCTGCTGGACCGCGGCTTCAGCTCCAACTCCCTCATCGAGGACATCTCCGCGAGCCTGGAGGCGGCGCTGTCCGGCCCCGCGAAGAAACCGCGCCGGTGGCGCAAGGCGTGGAGCCTCTGGGGCCTGATCCACCGGCGCGCCGcggggcgcaggggcggcggcccGTCCGACATCGCCGACCGCTCCTTCTCCGAGCCGTGGCCCGACCTGCGCGTCCGCGGCGCCAACCCCAAGATGCAGCGGTGCAACAGCAACCTGAGCGCGCGCAGCTCGTTCAGTAGCAACAGCGGCGGGCTCGGCAGCTCCCGGCGCAGCTACGTGGACGCGAGCGGTAACGTCCGGCGGAGGGAGGAGCCGCACGCACAGGCGCCGCCGCTGGAGCGGAACCGCAGCGCGCGCTACTCGCCcgggcgcgccgccgcggacaACGGCATGCTGCGGTTCTACTTGACCCCGATGcgcagcggcagcgcgcggccgCGCGGTGGCGGCCTGCCGAGCAAGGCCGGGCCCGGGCGGCCGCTGGCCACGCAGTCGTTCGCGCGCAGCGTGCTCCGCCTGTACTAG